Proteins encoded by one window of Erythrobacter sp.:
- the uvrB gene encoding excinuclease ABC subunit UvrB, translating to MAELVIRRGLEEPDTTGEFVPHKPARPEKAEPGRPFKLVSEYEPAGDQPTAIAELVAAAREGEQTQVLLGVTGSGKTFTMAKMIEELQRPALVLAPNKILAAQLYGEFKSFFPENAVEYFVSYYDYYQPEAYVPRSDTYIEKESSVNEAIDRMRHSATRSLLERDDVLIVASVSCLYGIGSVETYSAMIFDLKAGDTVDQRELIRKLVALQYKRNDTAFARGCFRVRGDNLELHPSHLEDTAWRISFFGDEIEEIAEFDPLTGKKGTSLGKVRVYANSHYVTPGPTMKQASAAIKFELEERLKELHAEGRLLEAQRLEQRTNFDLEMIAATGSCNGIENYSRFLTGRLPGEPPPTLFEYLPENALLFVDESHQTVPQIGAMARGDHRRKLTLAEYGFRLPSCIDNRPLRFNEWDAMRPQTVAVSATPGSWEMDQTGGVFAEQVIRPTGLIDPPVEIKPVEDQVQDCIAECKAVAAQGYRTLVTTLTKRMAEDLTEFMHEQGVRVRYMHSDVETLERIELIRDLRMGVYDVLIGINLLREGLDIPECGLVCILDADKEGFLRSETSLIQTIGRAARNVDGRVILYADRITGSMERAMAETGRRRDRQRAYNEAHGITPTTIKRGIQDIVAHTASRDGVLVEIETDDGRNNLVGHNLRAYIQDLEKKMRNAAADLEFEEAGRLRDEIRKLEADELGIPDAEKKAPMVGRSNEGKPGTRKMRYGRVQRKMGK from the coding sequence ATGGCAGAACTCGTAATCCGCAGGGGCCTGGAAGAGCCCGATACAACGGGCGAATTCGTCCCGCACAAGCCCGCGCGCCCGGAAAAGGCCGAGCCGGGCAGGCCGTTCAAGCTGGTGTCCGAATACGAACCGGCGGGCGACCAGCCGACCGCGATTGCCGAACTGGTCGCCGCCGCGCGTGAGGGCGAGCAAACGCAGGTGCTGCTCGGCGTAACCGGCAGCGGCAAGACCTTCACCATGGCCAAGATGATCGAGGAATTGCAGCGCCCCGCGCTCGTCCTCGCGCCCAACAAGATCCTCGCCGCGCAGCTTTACGGCGAATTCAAGAGCTTCTTCCCGGAGAACGCGGTCGAGTATTTCGTCAGCTATTACGACTATTACCAGCCCGAAGCCTACGTCCCCCGCTCGGACACCTACATCGAGAAAGAGTCGAGCGTGAACGAGGCGATCGACCGGATGCGCCATTCGGCCACCCGTTCGCTGCTGGAGCGCGACGACGTGCTGATCGTCGCCTCGGTCTCGTGCCTCTACGGTATCGGTTCTGTCGAAACCTACTCGGCGATGATCTTCGACCTCAAGGCGGGCGATACGGTCGACCAGCGCGAATTGATCCGCAAACTGGTGGCGCTGCAATACAAGCGCAACGACACCGCCTTCGCGCGCGGTTGCTTCCGGGTGCGGGGGGACAATCTCGAACTGCATCCCAGCCATCTCGAAGACACCGCCTGGCGGATCAGTTTTTTCGGCGACGAGATCGAGGAAATTGCCGAATTCGATCCGCTGACCGGCAAGAAGGGCACTAGCCTCGGCAAGGTGCGCGTCTATGCCAACAGCCACTACGTCACGCCCGGCCCGACGATGAAGCAGGCCAGCGCAGCCATCAAGTTCGAGCTGGAGGAACGGCTCAAGGAACTGCACGCCGAGGGTCGCCTGCTCGAAGCCCAGCGGCTGGAGCAGCGGACCAACTTCGATCTCGAGATGATCGCCGCCACGGGATCGTGCAATGGGATCGAGAACTATTCGCGCTTCCTCACGGGCCGACTGCCGGGTGAGCCGCCGCCCACGCTGTTCGAATACCTGCCCGAAAACGCGCTGCTGTTCGTCGACGAAAGCCACCAGACGGTGCCGCAGATCGGCGCGATGGCCCGCGGGGACCATCGCCGCAAGCTGACGCTCGCCGAATACGGTTTCCGCCTGCCGAGCTGTATCGACAACCGCCCGCTGCGGTTCAACGAGTGGGACGCGATGCGTCCGCAGACCGTAGCCGTTTCCGCTACGCCGGGAAGCTGGGAAATGGACCAGACCGGCGGGGTCTTCGCCGAACAGGTGATCCGCCCCACCGGGCTGATCGATCCGCCGGTGGAGATCAAGCCGGTCGAGGATCAGGTGCAGGACTGCATCGCCGAGTGCAAGGCCGTGGCCGCGCAGGGCTATCGCACGCTCGTCACTACTCTGACCAAACGGATGGCGGAGGACCTGACCGAGTTCATGCACGAACAGGGCGTGCGCGTGCGCTACATGCATTCGGACGTCGAGACGCTCGAACGCATCGAGCTGATCCGTGATCTGCGGATGGGCGTCTATGACGTGCTGATCGGCATCAACCTGCTGCGCGAGGGGCTGGACATTCCCGAGTGCGGGCTGGTGTGTATCCTCGATGCCGACAAGGAAGGCTTCCTGCGCAGCGAAACCTCGCTGATCCAGACCATCGGCCGCGCCGCGCGCAACGTGGACGGGCGGGTGATCTTGTACGCCGACCGGATCACGGGTTCGATGGAAAGAGCAATGGCAGAGACTGGCCGCCGCCGCGACCGGCAGCGCGCCTACAACGAAGCGCACGGCATCACCCCGACCACGATCAAGCGCGGAATCCAGGACATCGTCGCCCACACTGCCTCGCGCGACGGGGTGCTGGTGGAAATCGAGACCGACGACGGGCGCAACAACCTCGTCGGCCACAACCTGCGCGCCTACATTCAGGACCTCGAAAAGAAGATGCGCAATGCGGCTGCTGACCTTGAATTCGAGGAAGCCGGGCGCCTGCGCGACGAGATCCGCAAGCTGGAGGCGGACGAACTGGGGATCCCGGACGCAGAGAAGAAGGCGCCGATGGTGGGACGAAGCAACGAGGGCAAGCCAGGAACGCGCAAGATGCGCTACGGGCGGGTGCAGCGGAAGATGGGTAAGTAG
- a CDS encoding FAD-dependent monooxygenase, translated as MADKRELLILGGGLVGMTLALAAARKGISSHVVDRADPAELTAEGFDGRASAISTASWNLFRNIGLADTLQPHGCPIESIAVTDAMKPGRIDFQPEPHEGTLGRMFANRTLRLALFDAAKDEPLIAWHANAQVVDRQRGEHGVSATLADGTVLEASLLVGAEGRGSPTRDDAGFTMAQWDYRHRAIIAGLNHEKPHNGVAWEIFFADGPFALLPLLDDEQGRHRSALVWTVDEKDAAGVLALGPRAFQHEVEKRMQGIFGAIEMTGGRSSYPLGFQHTAKIVEHRLALVGDAAHGMHPIAGQGLNLGLRDVGALVEVLAEGARLGLDPGDAQMLARYEKWRALDTLMVMGATDTLTRLFGIPGKAASAVRRLGMAGVQRLPVMKRWFMDEARGMSGQLPELLRG; from the coding sequence ATGGCGGACAAGCGCGAACTCCTGATCCTTGGCGGCGGACTCGTCGGCATGACGCTGGCACTGGCAGCGGCGCGCAAGGGCATTTCCTCTCACGTGGTCGACCGCGCGGACCCGGCGGAACTGACGGCGGAAGGCTTTGACGGCCGCGCTTCGGCGATCTCCACCGCCAGCTGGAACCTGTTCCGCAACATCGGCCTCGCCGATACGCTCCAACCGCATGGCTGCCCGATTGAAAGCATCGCCGTCACCGACGCGATGAAGCCGGGCCGGATTGATTTCCAGCCCGAGCCGCATGAAGGCACGCTGGGCCGGATGTTCGCCAACCGCACCTTACGCCTCGCGCTTTTCGATGCGGCGAAGGACGAGCCGCTGATCGCCTGGCACGCCAATGCGCAGGTGGTTGATCGCCAGCGCGGCGAGCACGGGGTTTCGGCAACGCTGGCCGATGGCACCGTGCTCGAAGCCAGCCTGCTGGTCGGCGCCGAAGGGCGCGGCTCGCCTACGCGCGACGATGCAGGTTTCACGATGGCGCAGTGGGATTACCGCCACCGCGCGATCATCGCCGGGCTGAACCATGAAAAGCCGCACAACGGCGTGGCGTGGGAAATCTTCTTCGCCGATGGTCCTTTCGCCCTCCTGCCACTGTTGGACGACGAACAAGGCCGCCACCGTTCTGCGCTGGTCTGGACTGTGGACGAGAAGGATGCCGCCGGCGTGCTGGCGCTCGGCCCCCGCGCGTTCCAGCATGAAGTCGAAAAGCGGATGCAGGGCATTTTCGGGGCAATCGAAATGACCGGCGGGCGCTCCTCCTATCCACTCGGCTTCCAGCACACCGCCAAGATCGTCGAGCACCGGCTGGCGCTGGTGGGCGATGCCGCGCACGGGATGCACCCGATAGCGGGCCAGGGACTGAACCTTGGCCTGCGCGATGTCGGTGCGCTGGTGGAAGTGCTGGCGGAAGGCGCGCGGCTCGGCCTCGATCCCGGCGACGCTCAGATGCTGGCGCGCTACGAGAAATGGCGCGCGCTTGATACGCTGATGGTGATGGGCGCGACCGATACGCTAACCCGGCTGTTCGGAATTCCCGGCAAGGCGGCCAGCGCGGTGCGGCGGCTGGGCATGGCGGGCGTACAGCGGCTGCCGGTGATGAAGCGCTGGTTCATGGACGAAGCACGCGGCATGAGCGGGCAGTTACCCGAATTGCTTAGGGGCTAA
- a CDS encoding uroporphyrinogen-III synthase codes for MIVAIRPEPGLQSTLLLGEEMGLAITAMPLFEVSPLPWEAPDPAQFDALLLGSANAVRHGGPTLAAYRHLPAYAVGETTAEVARAAGFTVAFAGSGGLQALSDTIDDKARFLRLAGTEHVPLVLAERISVTTVVVYDVRAMPISADDAEKLGAGSPLVLLHSAAAARHFADECERCGLDKATIALACIGSRVAAAAGPGWRDSQCPPKPNDSALLALARDMCQ; via the coding sequence ATGATTGTCGCCATCCGACCCGAACCCGGCCTGCAATCGACGCTGCTACTGGGGGAGGAAATGGGCCTCGCCATCACCGCCATGCCGCTGTTCGAAGTCTCGCCATTGCCGTGGGAGGCGCCCGATCCGGCGCAGTTCGACGCGTTGCTGCTCGGCAGCGCCAATGCCGTGCGCCACGGCGGGCCGACGCTGGCCGCGTACCGCCACCTGCCCGCCTATGCCGTGGGGGAAACCACCGCCGAAGTCGCCCGCGCTGCCGGGTTCACCGTCGCGTTTGCCGGATCGGGCGGGTTGCAGGCGCTGTCCGATACTATCGACGACAAGGCCCGTTTCCTGCGGCTTGCGGGAACTGAACATGTCCCCCTCGTTCTGGCCGAACGTATCAGCGTGACCACCGTAGTCGTCTACGACGTCCGCGCAATGCCGATCTCCGCTGACGATGCGGAAAAGCTGGGCGCGGGCAGCCCGCTGGTCCTGCTCCACTCCGCCGCCGCCGCGCGGCACTTTGCCGACGAATGCGAGCGCTGCGGCCTCGACAAGGCGACCATCGCGCTCGCCTGCATCGGTTCGCGTGTCGCGGCAGCGGCGGGGCCGGGCTGGCGCGACAGCCAATGCCCGCCCAAACCCAACGACAGCGCACTGTTGGCCTTGGCGCGCGACATGTGCCAATAG
- a CDS encoding thioredoxin family protein, with protein MQASLSFRPCWRRYLIAMLAVLASLWAFPAQAQQRNYIAADLVAETAPVAGETLTVALRFRPQEGWHGYWSNPGEAGLGMELDWNLPAGWEAGEPLYPVPERLILFDIVNHAYERDYTVLVPIDVPQGAAVANLAPITLDARWLACSDELCVPEGATLTLRFPQASDAMRADFDSARAAIPPLIDRAGSFAFTQDSLRLAIPLPAALDLADPHVFIAQTEVVDYGAAQVFYRDGDLLVAEIPLGGLGGRPGEISGILAFGAEGEGVRFTVAPGDVPSGGTRLVPTAAVETPLGLLLGGALLGGLLLNLMPCVFPILSLKALTLARAGESEAQARREGLAYTVGVVLACVALGAAMLALRAAGEQVGWAFQLQQPLVVAALLVLAVLITANLAGLFELPSLPIRTGGRGSAFATGLLAAVVATPCTGPFMAAALGAALLLPAPQALLLFAVLGLGLALPFLLLGYVPALRSRLPKPGAWMETFPRWMAVPMGLTALALLWLAWRLGGMHFAFAALALALLAIVALVAFRRGNRLVGGIGIAVALYFAASLPFRAEEPSISAADSLLDPVPYSEAALTEARASGSPVFVWFTADWCVTCKVNESVAIEREATRAAFENTGVVAMRGDWTRADPAISRYLEHWGAAGVPLYVWYPAGRGEGEQLPQVLTPDMLVEKAGG; from the coding sequence ATGCAGGCAAGCCTATCCTTCCGCCCATGTTGGCGACGGTATCTTATCGCAATGCTCGCCGTGCTGGCGAGCCTGTGGGCGTTTCCGGCACAGGCGCAACAGCGCAATTACATTGCTGCCGATCTGGTCGCGGAAACCGCTCCGGTGGCGGGCGAGACGCTGACAGTGGCGCTGCGCTTCCGCCCGCAGGAGGGGTGGCACGGATACTGGTCCAATCCCGGCGAAGCGGGGTTGGGGATGGAACTGGACTGGAACCTGCCTGCGGGCTGGGAAGCGGGTGAACCGCTCTACCCGGTGCCCGAACGGCTGATCCTGTTCGACATCGTCAACCACGCCTATGAACGCGATTACACGGTGCTGGTGCCGATCGACGTGCCCCAAGGCGCGGCGGTGGCCAACCTCGCGCCGATCACTCTCGACGCGCGCTGGCTCGCCTGTTCGGACGAACTGTGCGTGCCTGAAGGTGCCACGCTGACGCTGCGCTTCCCGCAGGCGAGCGATGCCATGCGCGCCGATTTCGACAGCGCACGCGCTGCGATCCCGCCGCTGATCGACCGGGCGGGAAGTTTTGCCTTCACGCAGGACAGCTTACGGCTGGCGATTCCCTTGCCCGCCGCGCTGGACCTTGCCGATCCGCATGTCTTCATCGCGCAGACCGAAGTGGTCGATTACGGCGCGGCGCAGGTCTTCTATCGTGATGGCGACCTGCTGGTGGCGGAGATTCCGCTCGGCGGCCTGGGTGGCAGGCCGGGCGAGATATCGGGCATCCTCGCGTTTGGCGCAGAAGGCGAGGGGGTGCGCTTCACCGTCGCACCGGGGGATGTGCCGAGTGGCGGCACGCGGCTGGTGCCTACCGCCGCTGTCGAAACACCGCTGGGGCTGCTGCTGGGCGGAGCGCTGCTGGGCGGATTGTTGCTCAACCTGATGCCCTGCGTCTTCCCGATCCTTAGCCTGAAAGCGCTGACCCTGGCGCGCGCGGGCGAAAGCGAGGCGCAGGCCCGGCGTGAGGGGCTCGCCTATACCGTCGGGGTCGTGCTCGCCTGTGTGGCACTGGGCGCGGCGATGCTGGCGCTGCGCGCGGCGGGCGAGCAGGTGGGTTGGGCCTTCCAGTTGCAGCAACCCTTGGTGGTCGCCGCGCTGCTGGTGCTGGCCGTCCTGATTACCGCCAATCTGGCGGGGCTGTTCGAATTGCCCTCGCTCCCGATCCGCACCGGCGGGCGCGGCAGCGCCTTTGCCACCGGACTGCTGGCGGCAGTGGTGGCGACGCCCTGCACCGGGCCGTTCATGGCCGCCGCTCTGGGTGCCGCGCTGCTGCTTCCCGCGCCGCAAGCGCTGCTGCTGTTCGCGGTGCTGGGGCTGGGACTGGCGCTGCCGTTTCTCCTTCTGGGTTATGTGCCTGCCTTGCGTTCTCGTCTGCCGAAGCCGGGGGCGTGGATGGAGACTTTCCCGCGCTGGATGGCGGTGCCGATGGGGCTGACTGCGCTGGCGCTGCTGTGGCTGGCGTGGCGGCTGGGCGGGATGCACTTCGCTTTCGCTGCTCTGGCATTGGCGCTTCTGGCAATTGTTGCGCTGGTAGCGTTCCGGCGGGGGAACAGGTTGGTCGGCGGCATAGGCATTGCCGTGGCGCTCTATTTTGCGGCTTCGCTTCCTTTCCGGGCGGAGGAGCCATCCATCTCTGCCGCCGATAGCCTGCTCGATCCCGTGCCCTACTCTGAAGCCGCACTCACCGAGGCGCGGGCCTCAGGCTCGCCGGTGTTCGTCTGGTTCACCGCCGACTGGTGCGTTACCTGCAAGGTCAACGAAAGCGTGGCAATCGAGCGCGAGGCGACGCGCGCGGCGTTTGAAAATACTGGCGTGGTGGCGATGCGCGGCGACTGGACCCGCGCCGATCCGGCGATTTCGCGCTATCTTGAACATTGGGGCGCGGCGGGGGTGCCGCTCTACGTGTGGTACCCGGCGGGAAGAGGCGAGGGCGAGCAATTGCCGCAGGTGCTGACCCCCGACATGCTTGTCGAGAAGGCGGGAGGCTAG
- the hemC gene encoding hydroxymethylbilane synthase codes for MSDAPHIKLGTRQSPLAMVQAEETRSRLCAAHGWPPEAVELVPVVASGDKVLDRPLAEIGGKALWTKELDAWLAEGRIDASVHSLKDVETLRPEAFMLGAILPREDKRDRLIGASSIADLPQGAVVGTSAPRRAAQLLNLRPDCRVVLFRGNVATRLGKLAAGEAQATFLAAAGLERLGQHDVGQALDSANWLPAPSQGAIAIECRADDARVRELLAPLDHAPSRAEVLAERALLLALGGNCHSSIAVLCDCIGDELAMRVALFSPDGRERIEGKVRFVVGDEQAPANLAADLLARAPAAIAEAFDPPEHPPA; via the coding sequence CGCGGCCCATGGCTGGCCGCCCGAAGCGGTCGAACTGGTGCCGGTGGTGGCGAGCGGCGACAAGGTCCTCGATCGCCCGCTGGCGGAGATCGGCGGCAAGGCGCTGTGGACCAAGGAACTCGACGCATGGCTTGCCGAAGGGCGGATCGATGCTTCGGTGCATTCGCTCAAGGACGTGGAAACGCTCCGGCCCGAAGCCTTCATGCTCGGCGCAATCCTGCCGCGCGAGGACAAGCGTGACCGGCTGATCGGCGCGTCCAGCATTGCCGACCTGCCGCAGGGCGCGGTGGTGGGGACAAGCGCTCCGCGCCGGGCAGCGCAATTGCTCAACCTGCGGCCCGATTGCCGGGTGGTGTTGTTCCGCGGCAACGTCGCCACACGACTGGGAAAGCTGGCGGCGGGCGAAGCGCAGGCGACGTTCCTCGCGGCTGCCGGGCTGGAGCGGCTGGGGCAGCACGACGTGGGCCAGGCGCTGGACAGCGCCAACTGGCTTCCCGCGCCCTCGCAGGGGGCCATCGCCATCGAATGCCGCGCCGACGATGCGCGGGTGCGTGAACTGCTCGCCCCACTCGACCATGCGCCGAGCCGCGCCGAAGTGCTGGCTGAACGCGCGCTGCTGCTGGCGCTGGGCGGGAACTGCCATTCGTCGATTGCCGTGCTGTGCGATTGCATAGGCGATGAGCTGGCGATGCGCGTGGCTCTCTTCAGCCCTGACGGGCGCGAGCGGATCGAGGGCAAGGTGCGCTTCGTAGTGGGTGACGAACAGGCTCCGGCAAACCTGGCCGCCGATCTCCTCGCCCGCGCCCCCGCCGCCATCGCCGAAGCCTTCGACCCGCCAGAACACCCACCCGCATGA